A single Candidatus Thermoplasmatota archaeon DNA region contains:
- a CDS encoding acyl-CoA dehydrogenase family protein, producing the protein MDFVLTEEQKMLQKMTRDFAREEVGPHVKEWEEQGGIPREVFDKMAKLGMLGATAPPEYGGSGMDHVSYHMMTEEIARACSSLRTAISVHISLCQTNIMKFGNEEQKKKYLVPLAKGEKLGAWALTEPNAGTDAANQQTRAKPEGDNYVLNGTKMFISNGSVADVVIIFARLPGTERREGICSFILEKGMDGFYPGTVESNTKLGLRASPTAELVMEDCVVPKENLCGSEGQGWEIAMDILNHGRLSVAAGAVGVARASLEESIKFAKEREAFGRPIAKFQMISKMIAEMAMNIDAGRLLVLRAASLMDRGEDPTLAVSMAKLFTAEMAMKAADDAVQIHGGYGYSGEYSVERYFRDAKVCGIYEGTNQVQTLIIAREVLKD; encoded by the coding sequence ATGGACTTCGTGCTCACGGAAGAACAGAAGATGCTTCAGAAGATGACCAGGGACTTCGCTCGAGAGGAGGTCGGGCCTCACGTGAAGGAGTGGGAGGAACAGGGGGGCATTCCCCGCGAGGTTTTCGACAAGATGGCAAAGCTCGGAATGCTCGGCGCAACCGCTCCGCCAGAGTACGGCGGTAGCGGGATGGACCACGTAAGCTATCACATGATGACGGAGGAGATAGCCCGAGCGTGCTCGTCGCTGAGAACCGCCATATCCGTCCATATATCCCTTTGCCAGACCAACATAATGAAGTTCGGGAACGAGGAGCAGAAGAAGAAGTATCTCGTCCCGCTCGCGAAGGGTGAGAAGCTCGGGGCATGGGCGCTCACCGAACCGAATGCCGGGACCGATGCTGCAAACCAGCAGACGAGGGCCAAGCCAGAAGGTGACAACTACGTCCTCAATGGCACGAAGATGTTCATCAGCAACGGAAGCGTCGCCGATGTCGTCATCATATTCGCCCGCCTCCCGGGAACAGAGAGACGTGAGGGGATCTGCTCATTCATACTCGAGAAGGGTATGGACGGTTTCTATCCTGGAACGGTCGAGTCCAACACGAAGCTCGGACTGAGGGCTTCCCCGACTGCCGAGCTTGTCATGGAAGACTGTGTCGTGCCCAAAGAGAATCTGTGCGGCAGCGAGGGCCAGGGCTGGGAGATAGCCATGGACATACTCAACCACGGACGCCTGAGCGTCGCCGCTGGTGCGGTCGGAGTCGCCCGCGCAAGTCTCGAGGAGAGCATCAAGTTCGCCAAGGAGAGGGAGGCCTTCGGCAGACCCATCGCCAAGTTCCAGATGATAAGCAAAATGATCGCGGAAATGGCCATGAACATCGATGCCGGTCGCCTTCTGGTATTGAGGGCCGCGAGCCTCATGGACAGGGGCGAGGACCCCACGTTGGCGGTGTCGATGGCGAAGCTCTTCACGGCAGAGATGGCGATGAAGGCGGCTGACGATGCGGTCCAGATCCACGGTGGCTACGGATACTCCGGTGAATATTCCGTCGAGAGATACTTCAGGGATGCAAAAGTCTGTGGGATCTATGAAGGCACGAACCAGGTCCAGACGCTCATAATCGCCAGAGAGGTCTTGAAAGATTAG
- a CDS encoding formate--phosphoribosylaminoimidazolecarboxamide ligase yields the protein MVPKQTINSILEEYEKDLTICTVCSHTSLQIFHGAKKEGFRTLGIAVGSVPKLFKAFPLAEPDEYLVVDDYSEIPDRVDDLVAKHAVIVPHGSFVEYVGPRVFEDLQVPTFGNRRVLEWESDREKERQWLESAGIGMPALIERPEDIDRPVLVKYHGAKGGRGFFIAKDFHDFKVGIDHKQPFTIQEYILGTRYYIHFFFSPIKEEGYRLSTGSLEVLGMDRRDESNIDEMYKLGAQEALKKLGIFPTFIVTGNVPVVLRESLLPKAFDIGEATIERSIELFGGMVGPFCLETIITDELEIKVFEISSRIVAGTNLFVSGSPYSDYIEADMSTGRRIARELKMALERDKLPEVTS from the coding sequence ATGGTTCCCAAGCAGACAATCAACAGTATCCTTGAGGAATACGAGAAGGATCTGACGATTTGCACGGTCTGTTCTCATACAAGCCTTCAGATTTTCCACGGTGCGAAGAAGGAGGGCTTCAGAACCCTCGGAATCGCCGTAGGCAGCGTTCCCAAGCTCTTCAAGGCGTTCCCTCTTGCGGAGCCGGATGAGTACCTCGTCGTTGATGACTACTCTGAGATTCCTGACCGGGTGGACGACCTCGTCGCGAAACACGCTGTCATCGTTCCACACGGGTCATTCGTCGAGTATGTGGGTCCAAGGGTCTTCGAGGACCTCCAGGTTCCTACGTTCGGGAACAGGAGGGTGCTCGAATGGGAATCCGACCGGGAGAAAGAGAGGCAGTGGCTCGAGTCGGCTGGTATCGGCATGCCGGCGTTGATAGAGAGGCCCGAGGACATAGACAGGCCGGTCCTGGTGAAGTACCACGGCGCAAAGGGAGGCCGCGGGTTCTTCATCGCGAAGGACTTCCACGATTTCAAGGTGGGAATAGACCATAAACAGCCCTTCACGATACAGGAATACATACTCGGCACGAGGTATTACATCCACTTCTTCTTCTCGCCCATCAAGGAGGAGGGTTACAGGCTCAGCACGGGCTCGCTCGAGGTCCTGGGAATGGACAGGCGGGACGAGTCCAACATCGACGAGATGTACAAATTGGGTGCACAGGAGGCGCTGAAGAAGCTCGGGATATTCCCCACGTTCATCGTCACCGGGAATGTGCCAGTAGTGCTGCGCGAGTCACTGCTTCCGAAGGCATTCGACATCGGTGAGGCCACAATCGAGCGGTCGATCGAGCTTTTTGGCGGGATGGTGGGCCCCTTCTGTCTGGAGACGATAATAACGGATGAGCTGGAAATCAAGGTCTTCGAGATATCATCAAGGATAGTCGCTGGCACCAATCTGTTCGTGAGCGGGTCACCATACTCCGACTACATCGAGGCGGACATGTCCACGGGCAGGAGAATCGCGAGGGAGCTGAAGATGGCCCTTGAGCGGGACAAGCTGCCAGAAGTCACGAGCTAG
- a CDS encoding Lrp/AsnC ligand binding domain-containing protein produces MKEESDMDQYISSYYGEDQVSAVITIKVDTKEADKVATKISEFDIVEDVFLVTGDTDIVAKARFSNYKGLKDFVVESLASIRGVKETKTLMVVTIYKEGGQAKPAPD; encoded by the coding sequence ATGAAAGAGGAGTCCGACATGGACCAATATATATCGAGCTACTACGGCGAGGACCAGGTCTCTGCCGTCATAACGATAAAGGTCGACACGAAGGAGGCTGACAAGGTCGCCACGAAGATCTCAGAGTTCGACATCGTAGAGGATGTCTTCTTGGTGACCGGGGACACGGACATAGTCGCCAAGGCGAGGTTCAGCAACTACAAGGGCCTGAAGGACTTCGTCGTTGAGTCCTTGGCGTCCATTAGGGGGGTCAAGGAGACCAAGACACTAATGGTCGTCACGATATACAAGGAAGGCG
- the dcd gene encoding dCTP deaminase, giving the protein MTILSDVDISEFMREGKLRITDFREENLTPNGYDLTIEEVFVSGVDRTVNEGRAEVPPQTWFAIGTKERVEMSEDIAAQLWIRTSWARRGVMASFGKVDAGFEGNLTLSAFNSTREVIDVPIGETFAQVVFEKLERPARRKYDERSGHFQNQKGITLKKTR; this is encoded by the coding sequence ATGACAATCCTGTCCGACGTGGACATATCGGAGTTCATGCGCGAGGGGAAGCTCAGGATCACGGACTTCAGAGAGGAGAACCTGACACCCAACGGATATGATCTCACGATCGAAGAGGTGTTCGTCTCCGGCGTGGACAGGACCGTGAATGAGGGAAGGGCAGAGGTCCCTCCGCAGACTTGGTTCGCGATTGGGACGAAAGAGCGGGTTGAGATGAGCGAGGACATTGCGGCACAGCTCTGGATACGCACGTCTTGGGCGAGAAGAGGTGTGATGGCCTCCTTCGGGAAGGTCGATGCGGGCTTTGAGGGAAACCTCACACTGTCCGCCTTCAATTCGACCAGAGAGGTCATAGACGTGCCGATCGGGGAGACCTTCGCTCAGGTCGTTTTCGAGAAGCTTGAGCGACCCGCCAGAAGGAAGTACGACGAGAGGTCTGGCCATTTCCAGAATCAGAAGGGAATCACGCTCAAGAAGACCCGATGA
- a CDS encoding zinc ribbon domain-containing protein yields the protein MDYIEQLLVLGVIMVIFIIVVIVEMRILRKRRMSRSKKEPLEDQAYNAILNARAISNTLARDGTNLSNVNKTLDQADQALRRGDYRGSLDMTDQAKDLMKTVKVTPTTVAEPAARDGFVESEPTTKEVLKDKFPENYMESRFSRSLALEAIGKARESGLDVSEADRLLVLCDECESTDDYTQALSYAVQSRKAAEEALSGVKPETARAEREAQTCSSCGADARPEDAFCRKCGAKAVVVCDGCGKKPDEADVFCRSCGTRVKS from the coding sequence ATGGACTATATCGAACAACTGCTCGTTCTCGGAGTCATCATGGTCATTTTCATCATCGTGGTGATAGTCGAGATGAGGATTCTTCGCAAGAGGCGGATGTCACGTTCCAAGAAGGAACCGCTCGAGGACCAGGCATACAACGCCATCCTGAACGCTCGGGCAATCAGCAACACGCTCGCCCGGGACGGGACAAACTTGAGCAACGTGAACAAGACGCTTGATCAAGCCGACCAAGCCTTGAGGCGGGGGGACTACCGAGGCTCCCTCGACATGACCGATCAGGCCAAGGACCTGATGAAGACGGTCAAGGTGACGCCCACCACTGTAGCCGAACCTGCCGCCCGGGACGGTTTCGTCGAGTCCGAGCCAACGACCAAGGAGGTGCTCAAGGACAAGTTCCCGGAGAACTACATGGAATCCAGATTCTCCAGATCGTTGGCCTTGGAGGCCATTGGGAAGGCGAGGGAGTCGGGGCTGGATGTCTCGGAGGCGGATAGACTCCTCGTGCTCTGTGATGAATGTGAGAGTACGGATGACTACACTCAGGCGCTGTCCTATGCGGTCCAGTCCAGGAAAGCCGCGGAGGAGGCTCTCTCCGGAGTGAAACCCGAGACTGCTAGAGCCGAGCGAGAAGCACAGACCTGTTCCTCGTGCGGTGCAGACGCCCGTCCGGAGGACGCGTTCTGCAGAAAGTGCGGCGCCAAGGCCGTCGTTGTCTGCGATGGTTGCGGGAAGAAACCCGATGAGGCCGACGTCTTCTGCAGGTCGTGCGGCACCCGTGTGAAATCCTAG